ACTCACTGCTgttgaggatggccccacatggacagcctaaagatcatgAGATAACTGTGAATAGTACCTGATAGAAACagtaaagatggctgtggatgttcttccttggacagtcttaggactgcaattgcgaAGAACaatttgcactcaagtctccatcactgacaAGATAATAACTTCACCACAATAGAGTTTAAGTTAAAACTATGAATTCTGCTAattaattcagaaatgactctaatgctcatactcataagttgctcataagttcctgtttacacatttgcaattttttttactatagcACACAGTcatagaagggaaattattcaTAATCACACTATatgtgtcacccagatgaggatgggtttcctcatgagtctggttcctctcaggatttattcctcatgtcatctcatggagtttttccttgccactgtctcctctggtttgctcatcaGAGATaaaatttatacatataaatacaaatttatacatatatatatatatatatatatatatatatataattgaattgattttttttatgttacattaattttttgcggtttatatatatatatatatatatatatatatatatatatatatatatatatatatatatatatatatatatatatatattatgcgCGCGCTTCAGTTGTAAAAGCGCGCACCTTTACTGCGCGAAGAGGGACTTTTATTCTGAACTCTGCCCTGAAACATGAAACCTCAGGTGCCTGATGAATGTCTATATGTGCTTCTATCGATAATCTGTCAGTAAGATAAATAACCATGTCTTTTATTTGAGAAGCACACGACAAACGAACGACGTGTACACGTTTCTTGTATTTCAGTGTAAACACTGCGCCCATTGTGAATACAGAAACCATGACGGGCTTGAACAGGAAATAGGCTGTTTAACACAAAGGCTGTGCGCACTCCCCTACTATGTAGTACGCATCCTGTGCAGTCACTACCGTGTGTCCATACTATACTAGGTAGCAGGGCAGTGCGCGCGCTGGGACGCAGCCAATTCCCTCCCGCTGGCTGCGATTAGACTGCTGTAGGTAGGTAGCGCAATAAATCATATCATTAATGACCGCGCAGGTCCTCATTTGATTAATTTATATCTTCAGATAGCGAATGGGGGTAATATGTCTATGCAAAAATGAGATTTTGTGCGTAAACAGGCGTCTTCCAGATGGCTGTTTTATCTCCTGTCATTTGATGCTACATACCAGGACACTTCATTCTAAGCATTCTGGATGGCCGCTCGTGCGCAACCTCTAGTCTATTCAGTACTGTTTCTTTAAACCAGACTGCATATGAGATATAGCCCAAGATTACACATTTTAACCAATAATTTACTATTGCATAGAGAATAGGAcgatcatttattatttttcctaaCATATCCTAATGGattagtgtctctctctctctctctcatgctgaGCAAGCAGAATTTTTCCACCCTGTTATGCAAAACTATAACGACGGACTGAAACGATTCGTTCACTGTGTGCGTCAGAGTATTGTCTCTTGCCTTTGCTGTCAAGTCGTCCTGTTTTATTTCCTGCAAACCAAAACCAAGGTACAGTAACTCTAACAGTGTCTTTATGGGTGTTGTATCGCACGCGCATTGCAGGCGTTTGTTAAGCGAGCGCGAGCGCGTGATAATTGTTCATTAGGCCTCTGTCGTTTTCCGAGCTGCAGTGTAGTCCAGTTTCTGTTCATGCATTTGCCATGTACTGTAGCTATACTGTTTACAGGCTGCCCACAGGGTGGTTTGGAATTAGTCTCAGGAGGATGAGGGGATATAGGCTACTAAATGAAATCACCGCgtgatctgtacaattataCTGATAAGTGCacgagccttttttttttaatgtgaggACGCCAGAGTGTAGTAGAAGCGGTGCAGTTGCTTTATTATAGCATTACGACAGTTCTGCAGAAAATTATTAAACTAAGGTCATGCTAGTAATATGGGGCAACTGACATCTTCTCTTCGCCTCTTTCACTCCTACAGCTCCTCCTGTGTTTCATCAGCGAGCACCTCGATGCTCCTGAGCTCAGACTGTAGCTAGCTGGCGTTCAAACggaaaataaaaacccactATTCCGATTGGTTAATTCCGTTTCTCACCATAGCAACTagtagccaataaaatgtgattatgcaaattaatgaGCGGTTAACGATGGAATTCTGAACATCATGGCAGCGCACGTACTGCGCAACACAATGATATTTGACACATATAATCGTCTGCGCGGTATGTGTGTTAGGTTACCACCCGCGAATACGCGTTTGAAACTGTCATAAAATGTTAGAGGAGCGGTTCAAAACCGACATCTTTCCCAGCTACATGGCAGGGTTTGTCCGTCATTGTATACAGAAGCTCAGAGTTAGACTGGAGGgagccattcattcattcattcattcattcattcattcacccgTCCATTTATTCATCTGCTCAttcgttcgttcattcattcgctcgtccattcattcattcattcattcattcattcactttggTGTACAGTGACAGTGGCTTCATTTACAATTCAAaccaattcctttttttttttttggctcactTCTGACATGTGTAAATATCTTGGATCAGATTTTTTCACATCCAGCATGGGCCACATTCAAGTGTGCTTCTACAACTTAACCATAACTGATATCTGGTCAATTCACTCACATCTACATGCACATATCCAATTTTTCCTCTTAATAGGGCTGAATTCATCATTTGgcactcacactgtacacatgaACCATGGAGGATAGTCAGTGGTGTCCAGATGAAATGAACTGTCTTATGAGTCTTTTTGGGGATGCAACCATTAAATAAACTGCAGGGAAGTTACAGAACCCGGGCTGTCTGCAAGGACATTTCAGAGATCATGGCAGAGCAAGGATACAGTCAGTCCAAGCTCCAACATCATTGTAAAATTAAAGACCTTAAGGCAAAATAGACCTGTAGTTAAGACCTATAGTAATTGCAGTGGAAAcaacagaatcagaatcagtctAGTACGTTTTGGCCGGGGAATGATGTAAATGGGAATCGGATATGGGTCAGGTCTTACTTATATGTAAAACATCAAATATGAaccattttttgcattttaatataattgcATTGGTCCATTATAATGTTCAAAAGCAATACTGAGATTGTGGTTGTATTGTAGAATGGAAGGTTATGTGAGAAGCAATTGTGGGTTTGCATTTATGCTGCATATAGCTAATGTCTGAATTGTATATTGCTGCTTTTAAATCAATATATAGCCAAAATGGCTAAAATAATATGTGAAATAATTCTTAATCTTGGTCTGTCGGTATGTCTGTCTGACTTGTAGTCACATAATAGGTTCCAGACTTCTTGAGTTACACTTTAGAAGAGGAAGGGGTTCTTACTATTACTTCACAAGTATGATATTATTAGATCAGCTGTAAGCCATTACCTCACTCAAAGCATCAACTTCCTCTAATGGACTTGCCGTTAGTCTCCATGGAGTGCTATCAACACAGTACTTAACCGGGCTCTTTCAATGGGCGCTTACTTCCTAGCTTTTATAGCTGCCTCATTAATGATCGAGATGTTATGCATTTATCACCAGTTAGTATGATTTGCATTATGCACAATATAGTATGCAGAATTTCAACAGCCTTCTGCTAGCATTCAGTGGTTATTAGATATTTATTGGAGGATAAATGTCTTAAACTGCTTTGTTGTTTGCTTTTCCCAGTCATGTCCTTCAGGAGAGGTGTGGTTAGGCAAAGTAAGTTCCGACATGTATTCGCCCAGGCGTGGAAGGCGGAGCAGTGTCTGGATGACGTCAGAGTTTCCCGTGTGACATGGGATGGGCAACTGTGTGCAGCCAATCCAAAGTTCATTGCTGTTATTACTGAGGCTGGAGGGGGCGGAGCCTTTCTTGTATTACCACTCACAAAGGTTACAAACTACTCCCAAACATAActcaataaattatatttttttaatggaatgaATTCTTTCACATTTTGATTAGCAGTAACCAGTTGATGGATAGCcaataccctttttttttttacgatatCGTCAGAAAGCAAAATACAGATAtgtttttacttatttgttgtatgatattttttgctgttttttctaGACCGGTAGAGTGGACCAGTCCACTCCCACTGTGTGCGGCCATGCTGCTCCTGTGCTTGATATCCAGTGGTGTCCACATGATGACAACGTAATTGCCAGTGCTTCAGAGGACTGCACAGTAAAGGTATATGTTCCATGTGAACAAAGGATCTAGTGGTGTCAATATGGGTGGAAAGTATAATCTGTCATGTTGTTGAGTATAATTTTGTTATAATATGCAGGTTAGTTGTCTTATAAAGTTTTGAGCTTTATGCTGCACAACTGCAAAAAGCGCAGGGCTTGCGTTCATGTCATTGCAGTTAAGAGAATATGGAAAGGACAATTATAtgtcagatatacagtatatttatatctaATGTTGATAATACACAGACTTACATGCCTTTATTATCGCAATATGTTccaagacaaaaatatataaatcacgGAACAGTCACAATAGTGAAATGATATTACCCTGACACAGGCCTATGGGGTTTCAAGACAGCTCTGGTTTACTGATCTATTGTGATAAGCAAACCTGAAATAGTCACACTGATAATGTTATGCTATATTGATGTACACGAcaatagtaatttttttattcgcTTTCATAAGTGGAATTTCACTGATTTTTAAACCTTTCGTCCAGCTGGCTAAGCAAGAAAGATTTTGAGTGTGATTCTGTTAACATGTCTGTTGTGCTTGGCTGAACTGGACTTTGCTCCTTTGTTCTTAATACAGTACCACAGAGCGGAGTTATAAGTAGAGAGTTATAAGTAAAGCTGGCTAATCATTTTGACCATGTGTTTGctttcagaatattttgaataaaattgtGCATGGAAGGcttgtgtttcttttatttgcTGTGTGAAAGTGGCTGAAAGAGGTCTTGTGTTACACTGATGGTAGATATGGCACATTCCTGATGGCGGGCTCACAGCGCCAATGActgaggctacagtaactctagAGGGCCACAGTAAAAGAGTGGGCATTCTGGCCTGGCACCCTACTGCACTTAACATCTTACTAACTGCAGGTAATCTCTttgcgtgttgtgtgttgtgtgctgtgtgtgtggttttgcaTTTTGCCTGCTTCAGATGCTAAATTTGGATAATTTGGATTAAGCATCTTTTGGCTCAGCTTAGAATTTGTTAGAGGTCAGAGATTAGAGTTGTTCTTGTGCTATGTCTGGGTTAGTTAGGGTTAACCTACTAACCGACTAAGCCAACAGGCAAACTCATAACTAGTTTTCCAAATCTgaactgtttcattttttaaaattgcccACATGAAGCTACTTGGTGACTTCTATAACTATTATATCTACTGCGCAAAAGcccaaaagacagaaaagacaaGCAACTATCCAGGgggattattttacaataaaatattgcttAATATTCTATTAATATTATGTTCATATATAGAACTCTtatgtgtagttgtgtagtaCTCTGACTTGCATTATACCACATGATTTTCCTATTTTATCCACTTGGTAGTAAAGTCAAACGGCTGAGTTGCATTATTTGCTGGGCGGACCAtatgaaaacacaaaaagcaaTAAATCCTTCATCTTAATCTTAAACTTAATCATGTACAGTATCAGCAAATCATTTGGTTTTGTGCATTTGGAAGACGCcttatttttgtttctgaaaTCTATTCCAGGGAGTCTGTCTGTGCAGGTGATGTAagatacacaacacacagaagACACTCCTACAACTAGTTTGCATTAGCATGCAAATGTTGAAATTGTAAATTCTTGCAGTCATGCTTTGAGATTTGTTACTACACGTATGCTACTGAGGAGCTACTTTCTACTTTGTTTATTCTGACTTTCTCACTCGGGTCCTTGTTTCAGGTTGTGATAATGTATTGTGCATATGGGATGTTGGCACGGGAGAGCTGGTGTACGAGCTGAGTGATGCTCATCCGGATCAGATCTACAGTGTGAGCTGGAACAGAGAGGGCAGTGTGATCTGTACCACCTGCAAAGACAAAGCCCTGCGTGTTATTGACCCTCGACGGGGAACTATCCTTAAGGTTAGTCTTAATGTGGCTGGGAGACCCAAACTGGAAGTGTCTTACAATAGATATGTCATGTAAGCTCCTGTTACAGGCcattttccttacagaaaaaaatccaagtaATATTCTCAGTCCAGAACCTGTTCTCTAAACTTGTGTGGGTGATTCCATAATGTGTGCaggtttcagataaataactacAAATATTAATAGCTTtgtaaatatacactcactgagcactttattaggaacactatactaatactggttagggcctccctttgctcccaaagcagcctcaattcttcatggcatggattccacaagatgttggaaacattctttcgagattctggtccatgttgacatgatcgcatcatgcaattcctgcagatttttaagtgcactttcatgctgcgactcacctgttctaccacattccaaaggtgttctattggatttagattcggtgactgggaaggccactgaagaatattgaactctttgtcatgctcATGAAACCAGGTGacttctgctttgtgacatggtgcattatcatgctggaagtagccattagaagatgggtaagttgtggccatgaagggatgcataTGGTCAGCAACAagactcaaataggctgtggcaatcaagcgatgattgattggtattaatgggcccaaagtgtaCCAAGAaatcattccccacaccattccaccacctccacctctgtcagcttgaaccagtctggccattctccattgacctctctcatcagcaaggcgcttccatccacagaactgccactcactggatatgttttctttattgcaccattttgagtaaactctagagactgttgtgtgtgaaaatcccagaagatcagcagttatagaaatactcagaccagcccatctggaaccaacaatcatgccacggtcaaaatcactgagatcacattttcccccattctgatggttgatgtgaacattacccaaagctgctggcccgtatctgcatgattttatgcattgcactgctgccactctattggctgattagataattgcatgaatgagtaggtgtataggtgttcctaataaagtgctcagtgagtgtaaaatgcttcaaaaatcttgctattttttaattaatgtgtgaatccatccAACATCTCATACATGATGCATCTTTTTTCCATGAGTCATTCATTTTGGcttgtgaaaaatgtacattttagtttcCACAACATTCCCACATCcgtgttacctgaacacattcatgaTGGTAgtgaattttgtgtattttgtgtagtTGCTAATTCTGTACTAAAAACTCATCCCTGTCACttgcagccattttcagcaagaAATCTGATCAAATTTAGATAATTGCCTGGGAtgggttaacacattttttaatgcattttttcttatattgaatgttaaaaaatgtttttaaaatttttcactTTTAGAGTTACAATGTCACTGCAGTTGTAGAATCACCTGTATTACTACAACTCAACTCCTTCGAATCCCTACTGGTTtagacttttgtgtgtgtgtgtctcctacCAGTGCAATGTATGGCTGTATAACATGAACTGTCTCTGTTTTAATTCTCCTGTTTCGCTCAGGTGCGGGAAAAGGCTCATGAGGGCACTAGGCCAATGAGAGGTGTCTTCCTGACTGATGGAAAAATCCTGACAACTGGCTTTAGCCGCATGAGTGAGAGACAGCTGGCCCTATGGGATACGGTGAGACAAACACCGCCACCACAGTAgaagaaaaacattattatcTTGATCATTTCCCCCATATGATATGACAAATCTCAAATCTTTCCAAAGAAAATTGAGattatcagtattatttttaaatcaaaaaagTCTTTATAGCAGCACTGAGATAGTATTCGCAGTATGATActcaaaataatgatttatgCTATATCGTGGAATAAGCAAaccaaaaactcaacaaaataTGTGACTACCTTTCCCATTTAACTTTCTGAATTCCCTTTTCTCTGAGTTAATCATAAAAATCTAGCTAATTACTTTCACAACCAAGCATTTTTACACCCTAGCTAGCTATTGTTTGTGATATGAGGCTTAGCTAGCTTTAGGATATATCTAACAACTCAGTAGCTTTGGAAATATGCTatttaacattagctagcaagGTCTGGGAATTTCAAACATCTTACTAGCTTTGTTGATAATGTTAAGTAATTGTTATTTGgatatattatttaacattagctagcaaaCTTTGGAAATTTTCTCAGACATTAGCCAACTAGCAATATTGTTAGTCTGTCTAGTTTATACAGTAGGATGTGAAACCCAGGACATATCACACTGGATCCTGAATCCTGGAGCTTATTTTAATGTCTGTGCACACttagaaataacatttttatgatgTACCAGTaagcttttaaaaattttttttcagagtaCTTTTTTATACTATACCAGTGTACCGtaacacccatacacacacttccaaaTGTCCGTTTTTCTGAGTTACTGAGTAccttttgttgtgtgtttgtgtatgtggttTTAATTATTAGAAAGATCTCTCAGAGCCAATGGCTGTTCAGGAAATGGACACCAGTAATGGAGTTCTCCTTCCTTTCTATGACCCAGATACAAACATGGTCTATCTGTGTGGAAAGGTAAACTTATCCAGATGTACACTATCACTTTTACCCAACACGAAGACATGAGATTTCACTTGTTACTTACTAAGTGCCATGTT
This genomic interval from Pangasianodon hypophthalmus isolate fPanHyp1 chromosome 4, fPanHyp1.pri, whole genome shotgun sequence contains the following:
- the coro1b gene encoding coronin-1B, whose amino-acid sequence is MSFRRGVVRQSKFRHVFAQAWKAEQCLDDVRVSRVTWDGQLCAANPKFIAVITEAGGGGAFLVLPLTKTGRVDQSTPTVCGHAAPVLDIQWCPHDDNVIASASEDCTVKIWHIPDGGLTAPMTEATVTLEGHSKRVGILAWHPTALNILLTAGCDNVLCIWDVGTGELVYELSDAHPDQIYSVSWNREGSVICTTCKDKALRVIDPRRGTILKVREKAHEGTRPMRGVFLTDGKILTTGFSRMSERQLALWDTKDLSEPMAVQEMDTSNGVLLPFYDPDTNMVYLCGKGDCTIRYFEVTNESPYIHFLSLYSSKEPQRGAGFLSKRGVDVNKCEIARFYKLHERKVEPISMTVPRKSDLFQGDLYPDTAGLEPSLLAEDWIAGQDAPPILVSMSGGYNTPASKYNTLRGRPKLLPQSNSASSINTSTTALSTNTAARQTDSERTQQVQVRKEVEGGTERTRKEDDQLADILTEVRALRALVLAQGHRIDMLERQLARFDDGEV